The following are from one region of the Methanoculleus caldifontis genome:
- a CDS encoding energy-coupling factor ABC transporter ATP-binding protein, translated as MTTPLLEIDNVTYAYPNGPAALAGVSVRIAAGSKTALVGPNGAGKSTLLLMLNGMLRPASGTVRFDGRPLAYDTRSLRDLRRRVGFVFQNPDVQIIAPTVEADVAFGPVNLGLPPDAVRRAVRDALGYVGLHGYEKRPPHHLSGGEKKRVAIAGILAMEPAVLVFDEPTNTLDPASSEEVMELLDELASGGRTVLISTHDVELAYRWADSIILMERGSVLARGPPEEVFSDHGLLAAARLKPPALLDLYNELDLRGIVARGVPPKSVLEFTDRIERTLHGHVPARDETGTIYLCDADRTGGDAIRQLAEEGRVDHVGAMGTRAKEFANRERILLDYTYGVIDKCILKALIGENSLIITTGGMLDHVRHRIGEYSAESGRALAVTPVGEPGITGRCRERVAE; from the coding sequence ATGACGACACCACTCCTTGAGATCGACAACGTCACCTATGCCTACCCGAACGGTCCCGCCGCCCTTGCCGGAGTGAGCGTCCGGATCGCCGCGGGCTCGAAGACCGCCCTCGTCGGCCCGAACGGTGCCGGGAAGTCGACGCTTCTCCTGATGCTCAACGGCATGCTCCGGCCCGCCTCGGGTACAGTCCGCTTCGACGGCCGCCCGCTCGCCTACGATACCCGGAGCCTCCGGGACCTCCGCCGCCGGGTCGGGTTCGTCTTCCAGAACCCCGACGTCCAGATCATCGCTCCGACCGTCGAGGCGGACGTGGCTTTCGGACCGGTGAACCTCGGCCTTCCTCCCGACGCCGTCCGCCGGGCGGTCCGGGACGCGCTCGGCTACGTGGGGCTTCACGGCTACGAGAAGCGGCCGCCCCACCATCTCTCCGGCGGCGAGAAGAAGCGGGTCGCCATCGCGGGGATCCTCGCGATGGAGCCTGCGGTCCTCGTCTTCGACGAGCCGACGAACACCCTCGACCCCGCAAGCTCCGAGGAGGTGATGGAACTCCTCGACGAGCTCGCCTCAGGCGGCCGGACGGTGCTCATATCCACGCACGACGTCGAGCTCGCCTACCGGTGGGCCGACTCGATCATCCTGATGGAGCGAGGAAGTGTCCTCGCCCGGGGGCCGCCCGAAGAGGTCTTCTCGGACCACGGCCTCCTCGCGGCCGCGCGCCTGAAACCCCCCGCCCTCCTCGACCTCTACAACGAGCTCGATCTCCGGGGCATCGTCGCCCGCGGGGTCCCGCCAAAGAGCGTGCTCGAGTTCACCGACCGGATCGAGCGGACGTTGCACGGCCATGTCCCGGCCCGGGACGAGACCGGGACGATCTACCTCTGCGACGCCGACCGGACCGGCGGCGATGCGATCCGGCAGCTCGCCGAGGAGGGACGGGTCGATCATGTCGGTGCGATGGGCACTCGCGCGAAGGAGTTCGCCAACCGGGAGCGGATCCTCCTCGACTACACCTACGGGGTCATCGACAAGTGCATCCTGAAGGCGCTGATCGGGGAGAACTCACTCATCATCACCACCGGGGGGATGCTCGACCATGTCCGCCACCGTATCGGGGAGTACAGCGCCGAGAGCGGGCGGGCGCTCGCGGTGACCCCGGTGGGGGAGCCGGGGA